The following are from one region of the Magallana gigas chromosome 6, xbMagGiga1.1, whole genome shotgun sequence genome:
- the LOC105322084 gene encoding calmodulin-beta isoform X3 translates to MARSDETQKVWKEAFSSQDDDSDGLISVGKLETLLKSIGCNPSEEDVQKVISKSNKTVDDKIDFDEFALMMDTYEQIQVEEMMLQTFRVVDQDGDGFISAQELQSAMSDMGENVTEEEVKTMIESADLDLDGQINFKVLQEWNFSY, encoded by the exons ATG gCTCGATCCGACGAAACACAGAAAG TATGGAAGGAGGCGTTCAGTTCACAAGATGATGACAGTGACGGTTTAATCAGCGTCGGTAAATTGGAAACCTTGTTAAAAAGCATTGGTTGCAACCCATCAGAAGAAGATGTACAAAAAGTAATCAGCAAATCTAACAAAACAG TTGATGATAAGATCGATTTTGACGAGTTTGCGTTGATGATGGACACTTACGAACAAATACAAGTAGAGGAAATGATGCTTCAAACCTTTCGAGTTGTGGATCAAGATGGTGATGGCTTTATTTCTGCCCAGGAGTTGCAGTCTGCAATGTCTGATATGGGAGAAAATGTAACAGAGGAGGAAGTCAAAACTATGATTGAATCGGCGGATCTCGATCTCGACGGACAAATTAACTTTAAAG TATTACAGGAGTGGAATTTTTCATACTAG
- the LOC105322085 gene encoding calmodulin, which produces MTKLSASQLDELKEAFVIFDRDNDNKINMQELATVMRSIGFSPTQADLQAIQQEYGNRLLDIGEVQNVISRRAPPPETEDSVRDAFRIFDKDGTGYVSASELRHVLTHLGEKLSDEEVDEMIREADITGDGQVNYDHFVNILCSAR; this is translated from the exons ATG ACAAAGCTTTCAGCCAGCCAGCTTGATG AGTTGAAGGAAGCCTTTGTGATATTTGACAGAGACAATgataacaaaataaacatgcaGGAACTGGCAACAGTGATGAGGTCCATCGGATTTAGCCCAACCCAAGCCGATCTGCAGGCCATTCAACAAGAGTACGGCAACCGTCTCTTGGATATCGGCGAGGTCCAAAACGTCATTTCCCGCAGGGCTCCCCCACCAGAAACGGAAGACAGTGTCCGGGATGCCTTCAGAATTTTTGACAAGGACGGTACTGGATATGTTAGCGCTTCCGAGCTGAGACATGTTTTGACGCATTTGGGGGAAAAGCTATCCGATGAGGAAGTGGATGAGATGATCCGAGAGGCGGACATTACCGGAGATGGACAGGTCAACTATGACC attttgtgAACATCTTGTGCTCTGCCAGATGA
- the LOC105319918 gene encoding uncharacterized protein: protein MSLNDVPEETLKDWREAFSMFDKNGDDLISAGELGTVMRNLGLNPTEEDVKKMISDVDKDANGFVDFNEFVSMMLKFQERPVDPEEQYLEAFRVFDQDGNGFISPTELQSVMTSLGETLSEEEIKDMIQEADMDRDGQVNYTEFVKVMINKL, encoded by the exons ATG tcTTTAAACGACGTACCAGAAGAGACGCTAAAAG ACTGGAGGGAGGCGTTCAGTATGTTTGATAAGAATGGTGACGATTTAATAAGTGCTGGGGAGCTGGGAACCGTCATGAGGAACCTAGGTTTGAATCCCACCGAGGAAGATGTTAAGAAAATGATCAGTGATGTGGACAAAGACG CTAATGGATTTGTTGACTTCAACGAGTTTGTGTCGATGATGCTGAAGTTTCAAGAGAGACCAGTTGACCCCGAAGAGCAGTACCTAGAGGCGTTCCGAGTGTTCGACCAGGACGGTAATGGGTTTATCAGCCCCACGGAACTCCAGTCTGTAATGACTAGTCTGGGGGAGACGCTGTCAGAGGAAGAGATCAAGGACATGATTCAGGAGGCGGACATGGACCGGGACGGACAAGTTAATTATACAG aatTTGTGAAAGTGATGATCAACAAACTATAA
- the LOC105322084 gene encoding calmodulin-beta isoform X1 yields MARSDETQKVWKEAFSSQDDDSDGLISVGKLETLLKSIGCNPSEEDVQKVISKSNKTVDDKIDFDEFALMMDTYEQIQVEEMMLQTFRVVDQDGDGFISAQELQSAMSDMGENVTEEEVKTMIESADLDLDGQINFKVSNMKGRIFLASKRNFETVTRLE; encoded by the exons ATG gCTCGATCCGACGAAACACAGAAAG TATGGAAGGAGGCGTTCAGTTCACAAGATGATGACAGTGACGGTTTAATCAGCGTCGGTAAATTGGAAACCTTGTTAAAAAGCATTGGTTGCAACCCATCAGAAGAAGATGTACAAAAAGTAATCAGCAAATCTAACAAAACAG TTGATGATAAGATCGATTTTGACGAGTTTGCGTTGATGATGGACACTTACGAACAAATACAAGTAGAGGAAATGATGCTTCAAACCTTTCGAGTTGTGGATCAAGATGGTGATGGCTTTATTTCTGCCCAGGAGTTGCAGTCTGCAATGTCTGATATGGGAGAAAATGTAACAGAGGAGGAAGTCAAAACTATGATTGAATCGGCGGATCTCGATCTCGACGGACAAATTAACTTTAAAG TATCTAATATGAAAGGAAGAATATTTTTGGCAAGTAAGCGGAATTTTGAGACGGTTACACGACTTGAATGA
- the LOC105322084 gene encoding calmodulin isoform X2 has protein sequence MARSDETQKVWKEAFSSQDDDSDGLISVGKLETLLKSIGCNPSEEDVQKVISKSNKTVDDKIDFDEFALMMDTYEQIQVEEMMLQTFRVVDQDGDGFISAQELQSAMSDMGENVTEEEVKTMIESADLDLDGQINFKEFLRVMLYKV, from the exons ATG gCTCGATCCGACGAAACACAGAAAG TATGGAAGGAGGCGTTCAGTTCACAAGATGATGACAGTGACGGTTTAATCAGCGTCGGTAAATTGGAAACCTTGTTAAAAAGCATTGGTTGCAACCCATCAGAAGAAGATGTACAAAAAGTAATCAGCAAATCTAACAAAACAG TTGATGATAAGATCGATTTTGACGAGTTTGCGTTGATGATGGACACTTACGAACAAATACAAGTAGAGGAAATGATGCTTCAAACCTTTCGAGTTGTGGATCAAGATGGTGATGGCTTTATTTCTGCCCAGGAGTTGCAGTCTGCAATGTCTGATATGGGAGAAAATGTAACAGAGGAGGAAGTCAAAACTATGATTGAATCGGCGGATCTCGATCTCGACGGACAAATTAACTTTAAAG agtttttACGAGTTATGTTATACAAAGTTTAG